In the genome of Flavobacterium panacagri, one region contains:
- a CDS encoding phage integrase SAM-like domain-containing protein, with product MATLKYLLQSKSANSNIYVRYSISRTSVFKRKTGFVINPKDWSEDKSQPIQKNEELKALKSKLDKLAIFINDAYNNAISKGVEFTGSWLQLQIDLFNNKIVVVDLDILTNSIDEYIASNENLRSGSIKNLENLKKFISNYENDYLKGKHVLIRDIDLNFIDTFKKYHISKGRSVNYIGTYISILRAVVNKASLSGIPTHPQFKQIKAIKEVKEPDEVIILNEAEQELIKNVLLVRDAHINARKWLLLGCLIGQRSSDLLNITEKNITDIKGMKVIELKQQKTGKLVAIPLLPDALEIIENGMPYKINLEHFNKYSKEVCKEAGINAIVKGKMRIDGKRILTAGFYKKWQVVSSHVCRRSFATNFYGKIPTPVLMNITGHSTEGMFLSYIGKTTYDNAYQMLEYFNKLEIETNA from the coding sequence AATACTTACTTCAAAGTAAAAGTGCAAATTCAAATATTTATGTTCGCTATTCGATAAGTAGAACTTCAGTTTTTAAACGGAAAACGGGTTTTGTAATTAATCCAAAAGATTGGAGCGAAGACAAATCGCAACCAATTCAAAAAAACGAGGAGTTAAAAGCTTTAAAGTCTAAATTAGATAAATTAGCCATTTTTATAAATGATGCTTATAATAATGCAATAAGTAAAGGTGTTGAATTTACGGGTTCATGGTTACAACTTCAAATAGATTTATTCAACAATAAAATCGTTGTTGTTGACTTGGATATATTAACTAATTCTATTGATGAATATATTGCTAGTAATGAAAATTTAAGAAGTGGTTCGATTAAAAATCTAGAAAATCTTAAAAAGTTTATTTCAAATTATGAAAACGATTATTTGAAAGGAAAGCATGTGCTCATTAGAGATATTGATTTGAATTTTATTGATACTTTTAAAAAGTATCATATTAGTAAAGGTCGTTCTGTAAATTACATAGGAACTTATATTTCAATCTTAAGAGCTGTTGTTAATAAGGCTTCATTAAGTGGTATTCCAACACATCCTCAGTTTAAACAAATTAAGGCTATTAAAGAAGTCAAAGAACCTGATGAAGTTATTATATTAAACGAAGCGGAACAAGAGCTAATAAAAAATGTACTTTTAGTGCGTGATGCTCATATTAATGCTAGAAAATGGCTTTTATTGGGTTGCTTAATTGGACAGAGGTCAAGTGATTTACTTAATATAACAGAAAAGAATATAACAGATATTAAGGGTATGAAAGTCATTGAATTGAAGCAACAGAAAACAGGAAAACTGGTTGCAATTCCGTTGCTTCCAGATGCTCTTGAAATAATCGAAAATGGAATGCCATATAAAATCAATTTAGAGCATTTTAATAAATACAGTAAAGAGGTGTGTAAAGAAGCTGGAATTAATGCAATTGTAAAAGGGAAGATGCGCATCGATGGTAAAAGAATATTAACGGCAGGATTTTACAAAAAATGGCAAGTTGTCAGTTCTCATGTTTGTCGACGTTCTTTTGCAACTAATTTTTACGGGAAAATCCCCACGCCAGTTTTGATGAATATTACTGGACATAGTACCGAAGGTATGTTTTTATCTTACATAGGGAAAACAACCTATGACAATGCATATCAAATGTTAGAATATTTTAATAAGCTCGAGATTGAAACAAATGCTTAA
- a CDS encoding helix-turn-helix domain-containing protein, translating to MTIILTAKDKNMVQTQIILNGITIEQLAEALAPLLQTKMINSQQTFPENITRKQACAILNIGLATLWKHTKEGKLTSYGIGNRIMYKRDEVLQALKPLNV from the coding sequence ATGACAATAATACTAACTGCTAAAGATAAAAACATGGTACAAACTCAAATTATACTAAATGGAATAACAATTGAGCAGTTAGCAGAAGCTTTAGCGCCGTTGTTGCAAACTAAGATGATTAATTCACAACAGACATTCCCTGAAAATATTACTAGAAAACAGGCTTGCGCAATTCTTAATATAGGATTAGCCACTTTGTGGAAACATACTAAGGAAGGTAAATTAACCTCTTACGGAATTGGTAATAGAATTATGTATAAGCGTGACGAGGTTCTACAAGCGCTTAAACCTCTAAATGTTTAA